The window TTTCCACGGGAATCAGGCCCGGAATAAGTTCGTCCGCGCTAACACCCAATTTCGACATAGCGACGCTACATACGCTTACCCGCACCTTATCCTTATACTTTTGATACAAGGACTCCAGTTCAGAACCTTTCTTCAGCTGCAAGACGACCTTGCCCTTTACAACAATTTCATATTCGGTAATGGTCACACCGTTTGCTTTCAATGTATCGTACATAGACAAAACACCCCTAAAATGTCGCTCTTCGCTTAAAACAAAAGCATATTGGGTTGTTTTTTGAAGGTCGGATACCACCTCGGCACTCAATTGTTGCTGACCGGACACTTGATTCGTGGAAAAAACCAACATCAAAAGGAAAAATGAACAATGGCGTAAGTACTTCATCGGATGATATATGAATTTAGGTTATTGGCTGTCATCTTGCACCAGAATGGTCTCATACACCGAAATCGGCTTTCCGTAGCTGGTGAATCCATCCAAAACTACGTCAAATTCCCCAGAAAGGTCCGAAGTGTAGAACTCAAACTGTACATCTGCATCAGTAAGCTCTACCTGCGGCTCCCATAAGAGAATCCGTCTGTAGTCGGGGATATGATTTTGGTCGCTTCCTTCGACGCCGTAGCGTTGTTCAAAATAATTTTTTTGCGGCCGGGCCTTTTTTATGGGCACATTGATCCCATATTCTGGGGTGTACTCTTCAAAATAATTGCCCGCGATGGTCTTGACCGACATAATCCCTTGGTAATCCTTGCCCGCCATCACAAACTGATCGGGAACGGTACTGATGGATTCAATTTTACGGGCATCAAAGTTCTTTATCTTTTCATGGTCGGGAATATATACCCCATCGATCAGCACAATGGCCGGGTAACTATTGGCCTCCTCGGTATACTTCTCAAAATCCTGTGCAATCCGGATATAATCACTGCCACTACTACTGTTCCTGTAGCCTGCTAAATTAAAGACTTCCACCAAGGTTTCCTGAAAGGTGGGGAAACGCGTGTAATCGTCCAAATAAATGGTATTGGGTATTCCCCCATCAAAAGGGTCTACAGGGTCTCCCAAAAGAACGGAATCCGGTTTTGCAGAAAAGAACTGGTTTTCCAGTTGATTGTAAATACTGCGCTTTTTTATCGCTTCAATAGCACTGGATGGTAAGCGAAAATCACCAAATACAAGTCCCGAAGCATCCAGATTCGGCAAGGTACCGAAGGATACCCGAACATCCTGCGTATGATCGGTGGGCTGGATAATGGCCCTATCTTGCTTATAGTCCTTTCTCAGATAGGTGTAAAAGTTCCCCTGTGCATCGGTGGTGGCGAATTTGAGCAAGAAACCCTCACCCGGCACGGAAACCACTATTTTGGTATCGGGCAATGGGTTCCCCTGTGGGTCGGTCACCTTGCCGAACAAGAGTTCCCCGCGCTGCTCGGGCAGAAAAAGGCTGTCACCCACCTTCTTGTCCAGCTCGCCCTTCACATCAAAATAGGAACGGGCATAGGAAATGGCGTTTTCGGCAGGTTTTGTTTTGATTTCGTCCTTTTTTTGGATCTTTAAGGTATACGTTCCATGACCCAGCTTGGCCTTGTAGTTCACCAACTGTAAACTGACCTTTGTTCGGGTGCCCACCCTTTTTTCTGACAGTTTTATCTGCACCATGGAGGAATCCACAGGTCGTGTTGTTTCAATAACCCCCCTTTCCTCTTCCAAGGAAGTGGACATCAGTTGTGACTGGTCCTGTTGGTAGGGGTTGATGATGACCAGATCATCCTTGAAGACCTGTTCCAATCCGTTGTTCTTCATCCATTGGGTATACCCTAACAGTTTATAGTTTCCCGAAGGAACGTCGGTGTTGACAAAAAAGTCGCCGTGGGACAGGCCATTCTGCAACCGCACCTTTTGTTCCAGCACGTATTCCCCCTGCTGGTTGACCAAGGCCACGTAGCCTGTAAAGCTGATATCACTGGCCCGGTTGTTCTGCGCATTAAAACAATAAAAGGCATAATGTACATACTCTCCCGTAAACACGATGGGGCCCGTATGGTGCAGATAGACCTTTTCCTGCGGCAGACTTTTGAGATTCTTTAATTCTTCCACACTGCCTATTACATATTGTGCCTTGACTTGAAAGGCCAAGGATGCGATAACCCAAAAAAGTATCCATTGTGTTTTCATAAACTGCTTTTTAATCCACCCAGAAATCGGGTTTTACATTGGATCCCACCACATTGCAATCCCCGCATATGGTTGGAACCACCAAATATGGACCTTCGCATTCACCTGGAGGGTTGCTATTTGCTTCATAATACTCTACCAGACCAAGTTGAACACCTTCAATCAATGGTCTCGCACAACCTCCAAATGGTGGTGGTGGTCCGTCCCTTTCAGGGTTACCAAGAATTGGGGCAACCGAATTTTCACAATTGATATCACCGAAATACGGGGGAAGTGGTTCATCTGGAAACAAATCTTCAAAGTTGAAATATAGCCGTTGACTTACCGCTGTGCTAACTTCAAAAAAACCAATAACCTCTGTATCACCATTGGCACTATACACATTTCCTTCCAAACTACCTGGCTGTACCTGACTAAAAAGGGATTCACTTTGTGAAAATGCAACTAACCTCTCATAAAAATCAAAAGCTTGTCTGGAAACTCCCCTTTGTTTGACAAGAATACTATATCGATGGGATATGATTGGATTGTCAACA is drawn from Flagellimonas sp. MMG031 and contains these coding sequences:
- a CDS encoding DsrE family protein; this translates as MKYLRHCSFFLLMLVFSTNQVSGQQQLSAEVVSDLQKTTQYAFVLSEERHFRGVLSMYDTLKANGVTITEYEIVVKGKVVLQLKKGSELESLYQKYKDKVRVSVCSVAMSKLGVSADELIPGLIPVETASIRMLQLQARGYNTLTY
- a CDS encoding Ig-like domain-containing protein; this encodes MKTQWILFWVIASLAFQVKAQYVIGSVEELKNLKSLPQEKVYLHHTGPIVFTGEYVHYAFYCFNAQNNRASDISFTGYVALVNQQGEYVLEQKVRLQNGLSHGDFFVNTDVPSGNYKLLGYTQWMKNNGLEQVFKDDLVIINPYQQDQSQLMSTSLEEERGVIETTRPVDSSMVQIKLSEKRVGTRTKVSLQLVNYKAKLGHGTYTLKIQKKDEIKTKPAENAISYARSYFDVKGELDKKVGDSLFLPEQRGELLFGKVTDPQGNPLPDTKIVVSVPGEGFLLKFATTDAQGNFYTYLRKDYKQDRAIIQPTDHTQDVRVSFGTLPNLDASGLVFGDFRLPSSAIEAIKKRSIYNQLENQFFSAKPDSVLLGDPVDPFDGGIPNTIYLDDYTRFPTFQETLVEVFNLAGYRNSSSGSDYIRIAQDFEKYTEEANSYPAIVLIDGVYIPDHEKIKNFDARKIESISTVPDQFVMAGKDYQGIMSVKTIAGNYFEEYTPEYGINVPIKKARPQKNYFEQRYGVEGSDQNHIPDYRRILLWEPQVELTDADVQFEFYTSDLSGEFDVVLDGFTSYGKPISVYETILVQDDSQ